One segment of Leptospirillum ferrooxidans C2-3 DNA contains the following:
- the secA gene encoding preprotein translocase subunit SecA translates to MFKDLLSSIFPTRNQRELKRIYRIVDSINALEPQISRMSDDELRGQSELFKKRIAAGETTDDLLPEAFAVVRESGKRVFGMRHFDSQLIGGIVLHEGKIAEMKTGEGKTLVATLPVYLNALEGKGVHVITVNDYLARRDSEWMGHLYHFLGLTTGIVQHDIEDVDRKAAYAADVTYGTNNEFGFDYLRDNMKYDLSEFVQRGLHFAIVDEVDSILIDEARTPLIISGQAEESTDMYVKVDRIMKHLKKDLHFKVDEKLKSATLTDEGNNAVEELLGIHNLYDVNNISWFHHVLQALKAHHVYRRDVEYVVKNGEVIIVDEFTGRLMPGRRWGEGLHQAVEAKEKVAIQMENQTLATVTFQNFFRMYGKLSGMTGTADTEATEFHKIYGLDVVVVPTNRKMIRHDLPDQIYRTNREKNNAIVEDILARHKTGQPILVGTVSIEKSEHLASLLREANIPHNVLNAKFHELEAEIVAQAGRLGMVTIATNMAGRGTDILLGGNSEFLLKARVSDLEKAGKSLSEDEMNALHEALDKDLHSEKEAVMAAGGLHIIGTERHESRRIDNQLRGRSGRQGDPGSSRFYLSLEDDLLRIFGAERIKGLMERMGVEDGVPIEHGFVSKAIENAQKKVENYHFDIRKQLIEYDDVMNQQRLIFYEMRKKTLKGEDLSERLYEWAETIIDKLLMIFAPEDQYPETWDLPGLCEGVQEKTGMTINPESIRDLGIDALRNELLEKHQDFLKEKESLFGSEAFWSIVRYFVLQNLDSLWKEHLLNMDHLKEGIGLRGYGQKDPLVEYRREGFDLFESFIANVEESVILLVGSASRMEEDASLPEYPELDNLQYIHPLDESQAGYPVASSSDTVSFGMPPQMEEGFLPWGAPMASPSDAELRDPKIGRNDLCPCGSGKKYKKCHGQ, encoded by the coding sequence ATGTTTAAAGATTTGCTGTCGTCTATTTTTCCGACTCGAAACCAAAGAGAATTGAAGCGAATATACCGTATTGTTGATTCCATCAATGCTCTTGAACCCCAAATCTCGCGAATGTCAGATGATGAACTTAGGGGCCAAAGTGAGTTATTCAAAAAGCGGATTGCAGCGGGTGAAACAACGGATGATTTACTTCCAGAGGCTTTTGCCGTTGTTCGGGAGTCCGGAAAAAGAGTGTTTGGGATGCGACACTTTGATTCCCAACTGATCGGCGGCATTGTCCTTCACGAAGGTAAAATCGCAGAGATGAAAACGGGGGAAGGTAAAACGCTGGTTGCGACCCTGCCGGTCTATCTCAATGCATTGGAGGGGAAGGGCGTTCACGTTATTACGGTTAATGATTATTTAGCAAGAAGAGATTCGGAATGGATGGGGCATCTTTATCATTTTCTGGGTCTTACGACGGGAATTGTCCAGCATGATATTGAAGATGTTGATCGCAAAGCCGCTTATGCTGCAGATGTTACTTACGGAACCAACAATGAGTTTGGATTCGATTACCTGCGTGACAATATGAAGTATGACCTTTCTGAGTTTGTTCAACGGGGGCTCCATTTCGCTATCGTGGATGAAGTGGACAGTATTTTGATTGATGAGGCTCGCACACCTCTTATTATTTCTGGACAGGCTGAAGAGTCAACCGATATGTATGTGAAGGTTGACCGGATCATGAAGCACTTGAAAAAAGACCTCCATTTCAAGGTGGATGAGAAACTGAAATCTGCAACTCTGACAGATGAAGGGAATAATGCCGTTGAGGAGTTGCTCGGTATCCATAACCTTTACGATGTCAATAATATATCCTGGTTCCATCACGTCCTTCAGGCTCTGAAAGCCCACCATGTCTATCGTCGGGATGTCGAGTACGTGGTGAAAAATGGAGAAGTGATCATCGTTGATGAGTTCACCGGCCGGCTTATGCCGGGACGCCGTTGGGGTGAGGGCCTCCATCAGGCTGTGGAAGCAAAAGAAAAAGTGGCTATCCAGATGGAGAATCAGACGTTGGCAACGGTCACCTTCCAGAATTTTTTCCGTATGTACGGAAAACTTTCCGGTATGACAGGGACTGCGGATACCGAAGCAACTGAGTTTCATAAGATCTATGGACTTGATGTCGTTGTTGTTCCAACCAACAGAAAGATGATCCGACACGATCTTCCCGACCAGATTTATCGCACTAACCGTGAAAAAAATAATGCGATTGTTGAAGATATCTTAGCCAGACATAAAACAGGACAACCTATTCTTGTAGGAACGGTATCCATTGAGAAATCCGAGCATCTCGCTTCACTTCTAAGGGAAGCCAATATTCCCCATAATGTTCTGAATGCTAAATTTCACGAGCTGGAAGCTGAGATTGTTGCTCAGGCAGGCCGTCTTGGGATGGTAACGATTGCAACCAACATGGCGGGTCGAGGGACTGATATTTTATTGGGAGGGAATTCGGAGTTTTTGCTCAAAGCCCGTGTTTCAGATCTTGAAAAAGCTGGTAAGTCATTGTCGGAAGACGAGATGAATGCACTTCATGAAGCGCTTGATAAAGATCTTCACTCTGAAAAAGAAGCTGTGATGGCTGCTGGTGGGCTTCATATTATTGGGACTGAGCGCCACGAGAGTCGACGTATTGACAATCAGTTGAGAGGACGGTCCGGGAGGCAAGGAGATCCAGGCTCTTCTCGATTCTATTTGTCTCTTGAGGATGACCTTCTCAGAATTTTTGGAGCAGAGCGCATCAAAGGCCTTATGGAGCGGATGGGCGTCGAAGATGGTGTTCCTATTGAGCATGGTTTTGTGAGCAAAGCCATTGAGAATGCACAGAAAAAGGTAGAGAACTACCATTTCGATATACGCAAACAGCTTATTGAATATGATGATGTTATGAATCAGCAAAGACTGATTTTTTATGAGATGCGCAAAAAAACCTTGAAAGGAGAAGATCTTTCAGAGAGGTTATACGAGTGGGCTGAAACCATTATCGATAAACTGCTTATGATCTTTGCCCCGGAGGACCAATACCCGGAAACATGGGATTTGCCAGGGTTATGTGAAGGGGTTCAGGAAAAAACAGGGATGACTATCAATCCGGAATCTATTAGGGATTTGGGGATTGATGCTCTCAGGAATGAACTTCTGGAGAAGCACCAAGACTTTTTAAAAGAAAAGGAATCCCTGTTTGGAAGTGAAGCCTTTTGGTCGATTGTTCGCTACTTTGTCCTCCAAAACCTCGACTCGCTTTGGAAAGAGCATCTTTTGAACATGGATCATCTCAAAGAAGGTATCGGATTGAGAGGATATGGGCAGAAAGACCCTCTTGTGGAATATAGGCGGGAAGGTTTTGATCTCTTTGAGAGCTTTATCGCAAATGTGGAAGAGTCGGTGATTCTACTTGTTGGTAGTGCCAGCCGGATGGAAGAGGATGCAAGTCTTCCGGAATATCCTGAACTTGATAACTTGCAATACATCCACCCATTGGATGAGTCTCAAGCAGGTTACCCAGTTGCATCATCTTCCGATACCGTTTCATTCGGTATGCCTCCGCAAATGGAGGAGGGATTTCTCCCTTGGGGAGCTCCAATGGCTTCTCCGTCAGATGCAGAATTAAGAGATCCCAAAATAGGACGAAACGATTTATGTCCGTGTGGGAGTGGAAAAAAGTACAAGAAATGCCATGGACAGTGA
- a CDS encoding M23 family metallopeptidase, with amino-acid sequence MAKMPRTVTITILPGATEKSIQWTLPRWMFHLVIVGFVLFLFGIGTMIFFYVVEAKKFVFYHNLILETQTQKMHLEDYRKKLEQLEAELSQVNLLDGQISKMTEGSNTGNPSLNSQGEASGKVDQNVSPNFRDSSNGGTPSNLKRSGGVPVVLGKKIRWSHFEIQGQWQMPLKGWITSPFGKRKSQMGTGEEFHPGIDIAQKVGTVVMAPSDGFVLQTGFASDYGRYVMLFHGMGLTSIYAHLGKVDVREGEMVHRGNIIGTVGLSGMTNGPHLHFELRKFGKPIDPIAFLASEVLTE; translated from the coding sequence ATGGCAAAAATGCCAAGAACCGTTACTATCACAATCCTTCCGGGGGCAACGGAAAAGTCCATTCAATGGACTCTTCCTCGTTGGATGTTTCATCTTGTGATTGTCGGTTTTGTCCTGTTTTTGTTCGGAATCGGCACAATGATTTTCTTTTATGTCGTAGAAGCCAAAAAATTTGTTTTTTATCATAACTTGATTCTTGAGACCCAAACACAAAAAATGCATCTTGAGGATTATCGGAAGAAGCTGGAACAACTTGAGGCTGAACTATCACAGGTCAATCTTCTTGATGGCCAAATATCAAAAATGACGGAAGGCTCGAACACTGGAAATCCTTCTTTGAATTCACAGGGGGAAGCTTCTGGGAAAGTGGATCAAAATGTTTCACCGAACTTTAGGGATTCATCCAATGGGGGGACTCCCTCCAATCTGAAAAGGTCTGGAGGTGTTCCGGTCGTTTTAGGAAAGAAAATCAGATGGAGCCATTTTGAAATTCAGGGGCAATGGCAAATGCCTCTCAAGGGTTGGATCACTTCTCCTTTTGGAAAAAGAAAAAGCCAGATGGGAACAGGAGAAGAGTTTCATCCGGGAATCGATATTGCGCAGAAAGTCGGGACTGTGGTTATGGCCCCCTCTGATGGTTTTGTTCTCCAGACCGGATTTGCGTCAGACTATGGCCGATATGTCATGTTATTTCATGGGATGGGGCTGACATCGATTTATGCTCACCTTGGAAAAGTGGACGTTCGTGAAGGTGAGATGGTCCACCGCGGGAATATCATCGGTACTGTTGGTCTTTCGGGGATGACAAATGGTCCTCATCTCCACTTTGAGCTCAGAAAATTTGGGAAACCTATCGACCCTATAGCATTTTTGGCAAGTGAAGTTCTGACTGAATGA
- the cutA gene encoding divalent-cation tolerance protein CutA — protein sequence MSFMSVWISHPDRNEACNLVESLVEKGLVACGHVFEPGLSIYRWEGDVVRGIEVMILLKTTSDCSDLLIEQVKKSHPYEVPEIIFQAIDGGSSSYLSWILESISPLHPKDTPPGET from the coding sequence ATGAGTTTCATGTCTGTATGGATCTCTCACCCGGACAGGAATGAAGCCTGCAACCTTGTCGAATCCCTTGTTGAGAAAGGGCTTGTCGCCTGTGGTCATGTCTTTGAGCCAGGTCTTTCTATCTATCGATGGGAAGGGGATGTTGTCAGGGGGATAGAAGTGATGATCCTTTTAAAGACAACATCCGATTGTTCAGATCTGCTGATTGAGCAGGTCAAGAAAAGTCATCCGTATGAGGTTCCTGAAATCATTTTCCAGGCGATTGATGGAGGATCTTCTTCCTACCTCTCCTGGATTTTGGAATCTATTTCCCCACTTCATCCAAAAGATACTCCACCAGGTGAAACCTAA
- a CDS encoding NAD-dependent epimerase/dehydratase family protein, giving the protein MKLIVGGGAGFIGGALSRELASLGMEVLAIDDLKSGVSPLLAQKRLAFEKADLSQPKLLKRYVDPKLPFVYIHVAGQSDPDVSAEQPEKDLERTILPILRLTESLSDLPIEAVVFVSTGEVLSGGSQEPKDESTPANPENPYGSAHLLAERYLQYRLGAQGVPFSIVRLPPVYGPGMRQSAEGGFIARASRFILDGYPYWSMRLKNNGLKYRDYLYIDDAVRAITSILTEKVRGVVHISGYEAGTEREVFTQLRLLSGRDVPLEYEGGTAPVGRARVLSTNRPDSEWDWMAEVSLLEGLKKTLEYFMSHSK; this is encoded by the coding sequence TTGAAACTAATCGTCGGAGGTGGTGCGGGGTTTATTGGTGGGGCACTGTCAAGAGAATTGGCGTCCTTGGGAATGGAGGTTCTTGCGATCGATGACCTCAAAAGTGGTGTTTCTCCTCTGCTGGCACAGAAACGATTGGCCTTTGAAAAGGCAGACCTCTCACAACCCAAGCTTCTCAAGCGCTATGTCGATCCTAAATTACCTTTCGTATATATTCATGTTGCAGGTCAGTCTGATCCGGATGTGTCTGCGGAACAACCTGAAAAAGATTTGGAAAGAACGATTCTCCCTATTCTTCGTCTGACAGAGTCTTTGAGTGATCTTCCGATTGAAGCTGTTGTCTTTGTCAGCACAGGAGAGGTCCTCTCCGGAGGTAGTCAGGAGCCGAAAGATGAGTCGACCCCGGCCAATCCTGAAAATCCTTACGGTTCAGCACATCTTTTGGCTGAACGATATCTTCAGTATCGTCTGGGTGCGCAAGGAGTTCCTTTTTCGATTGTGAGACTTCCCCCGGTTTATGGTCCAGGAATGCGCCAATCTGCGGAGGGAGGATTTATTGCCAGGGCTTCCAGGTTCATTTTGGACGGATATCCGTACTGGTCAATGCGACTCAAGAACAATGGCTTGAAATATAGAGATTACCTTTACATTGATGATGCGGTGAGAGCCATCACATCCATTCTGACCGAAAAGGTTAGAGGAGTTGTCCATATTTCCGGATATGAGGCTGGAACTGAGAGAGAGGTTTTTACACAACTGAGACTTCTCTCCGGTAGAGATGTTCCCTTAGAGTATGAAGGCGGAACGGCTCCGGTCGGTCGTGCAAGAGTGCTTTCCACAAACAGGCCGGATTCGGAATGGGACTGGATGGCTGAGGTGAGTCTCTTGGAAGGACTAAAGAAGACTCTGGAGTACTTTATGAGTCATTCAAAATGA
- a CDS encoding TlyA family RNA methyltransferase: MGDIKRLDSLVLKKGWADSRESALILIESGRVSVKGVVKKKPSDQARFDDLSLLPEKSLPAPFVGRGGEKLQGALNFFGISPEGRSYVDLGASTGGFTDCLIRKGASRVLAVDVGRGQLASSLLSDNRVSSIDGVNVRHLGSWVPSWPVDGVVADLSFISLRKILPTVEYLLRSGGIFLPLFKPQFEAASRFVGPGGVVRDPILQRSLIASFFLFAEESGWQVKGCFPSLIQGRKGNQEYLLFLSRKPPQ, encoded by the coding sequence TTGGGAGACATTAAACGGCTGGACTCCCTTGTTCTCAAGAAGGGATGGGCAGATTCCAGGGAGAGCGCTTTGATCCTGATTGAAAGTGGCAGGGTCAGCGTTAAAGGGGTTGTTAAAAAAAAACCATCCGATCAAGCCAGATTTGATGATCTTTCTTTATTGCCTGAAAAATCACTTCCTGCTCCTTTTGTTGGGAGGGGCGGGGAGAAACTTCAGGGTGCCCTGAATTTTTTTGGGATTTCTCCTGAAGGGCGTTCGTATGTTGATCTTGGGGCATCAACTGGTGGCTTTACGGATTGTTTGATCAGAAAAGGTGCGAGTCGAGTTCTGGCAGTAGATGTTGGCCGTGGACAACTGGCATCGTCACTCCTTTCAGATAACAGAGTTTCCAGCATTGATGGTGTGAATGTGCGCCATCTTGGCTCTTGGGTTCCTTCATGGCCAGTGGATGGAGTTGTTGCTGATCTTTCATTCATTTCTCTTCGGAAAATTCTTCCGACCGTTGAATACCTGTTGCGAAGCGGAGGCATTTTTCTCCCGCTTTTCAAGCCTCAGTTTGAAGCGGCTTCCCGGTTTGTCGGTCCCGGAGGGGTGGTTCGGGACCCGATTTTGCAACGGAGTTTGATTGCCAGCTTCTTTCTTTTTGCCGAGGAATCAGGATGGCAGGTCAAGGGGTGTTTCCCGTCCCTTATCCAGGGGAGAAAAGGTAATCAGGAATATCTCCTCTTCCTTTCGAGAAAGCCTCCCCAATAA